The DNA region TCGCCAACCTTCACGATGCCGCGCTCGATGCGGCCCGTCACGACCGTGCCCCGGCCCGAGATCGAGAACACGTCCTCGATCGGCATCAGGAAGGCCTGGTCCTTGGGACGCTCCGGCGTCGGGATGTACTCGTCCACAGCCGCCATCAGCTCGCGGATCTTGTCCTCGCCGATCTCGTTGTCGCGCCCTTCCATCGCCGCCAGCGCAGAGCCGGCAACGATCGGAATGTCGTCGCCCGGGAAGTCGTAGGAGGACAGAAGCTCGCGCACTTCCATCTCCACCAGCTCCAGAAGCTCCGGATCGTCGACCTGGTCCACCTTGTTCAGGAACACCACCAGGGCCGGAACGCCGACCTGGCGCGCCAGAAGAATGTGCTCGCGCGTCTGCGGCATCGGACCGTCCGCCGCGTTCACGACAAGGATCGCCCCGTCCATCTGAGCCGCGCCCGTGATCATGTTCTTCACGTAGTCCGCGTGGCCCGGGCAGTCCACGTGCGCGTAGTGACGGTTCTCCGTCTCGTACTCCACGTGCGCCGTCGAGATCGTGATCCCGCGCGCCTTCTCCTCGGGCGCACCGTCAATCTGGTCATACGCCCGGAACTCGCCGAAATACTTCGTGATCGCCGCCGTCAGCGTCGTCTTGCCGTGGTCAACGTGACCAATCGTGCCGATGTTCACGTGCGGCTTCGTGCGTGCAAACTTTTCCTTAGCCATCTTAAGTCTCGCTCTTCTGGCGTCTTGTCCTGGGAGCCCGGTCCGTCACTCGGATCAGGCGATCTTCGAGATGACCTCGTCGGCGACGGCCTGCGGCACCGGCGCGTAGTGGTCGAACTGCATGGTGAACTGGGCACGGCCCTGGGTGGCAGAGCGCAGGTTGTTCACGTAGCCGAACATGTTGGCCAGCGGCACCATCGCGTTCACGACGGTCGCATTGCCGCGCATCGCCTGGTCGCGGATCTGGCCGCGGCGGGAGTTGAGGTCGCCGATGACCGAGCCGGTGTACTCGTCCGGGGTCACGACCTCGACCTTCATGATCGGTTCGAGCAGCTTGATCTTCATCTGCGGCTTGGCTTCGCGCATCGCGGCACGCGCCGCGATCTCGAAGGCCAGCACGCTGGAGTCGACGTCGTGATAGGCGCCGTCCACGAGCGTGGCCTTGAAGTCGATCAGCGGGAAGCCGGCCAGCAGGCCGTTCTCGCGCACCGAGTTGATGCCCTTCTCCACGCCCGGGATGTATTCCTTCGGCACCGAACCGCCGACGATCTTGGACTCGAACTGGAAGCCCGCGCCCGGCTCGTTGGGCTCGATCTGCAGCTTGATGCGCGCGAACTGGCCCGAACCGCCCGACTGCTTCTTGTGCGTATAGTCGATCTCGCACGGCACGCCGACGGTTTCGCGGTAGGCCACCTGCGGCTGGCCGACATTGGCCTCGACCTTGAACTCGCGGCGCATGCGGTCGACGATGATGTCGAGGTGCAGCTCGCCCATGCCGGCGATGATGGTCTGGCCGGATTCCTCGTCGGTCGACATGCGGAAGGACGGGTCCTCGGCGGCCAGGCGCTGCAGCGCGACGCCGAGCTTCTCCTGGTCGGCCTTCGACTTCGGCTCGATCGCGAGCTCGATCACCGGCTCGGGGAACTCCATGCGCTCCAGGATCACCGGCTTGGCCGGATCGCAGAGCGTGTCGCCCGTCGTGGTGTCCTTCAGGCCCGCGATGGCGACGATGTCGCCGGCGAAGGCTTCCTTGATGTCCTCACGCGAGTTGGAGTGCATCAGAAGCATGCGCCCGATGCGTTCCTTCTTCTCCTTCACGGTGTTCAGGAGCGAGGTGCCGGTCTCCACCTTGCCGGAATAGATGCGGCAGAAGGTGAGCGAACCGACGAACGGGTCGTTCATGATCTTGAAGGCGAGCAGCGAGGTCGGCTCGTCGTCGGACGACCGGCGCTTGACCTCCTGCTCGGTCTTGGGGTCGATGCCGCGGATGTCGAGCACGTCCACCGGCGAGGGCAGATAGTCGACGACCGCGTCGAGCATGGGCTGGACGCCCTTGTTCTTGAACGCCGAGCCGCACAGGATCGGGACGAACTTGAGAAGGATGGTGCCCTTGCGGATCAGCGAGATCAGCTTCTCGTAGGACGGCTCCTCGCCGCCGAGATAGGCCTCCATCGCCTCGTCGTCCATTTCGACGGCGGACTCCACGAGCTTCTCGCGGTATTCGGCGGCCTGGTCGGCGAGCTCGGCGGGGATCTCGACCTCGCGGAAGGTCGCGCCCAGCGTCTCGGCGTCCCAGATCACGGCCTTCATCTTGAGAAGGTCGACGACGCCCTCGAAATCGGACTCCGAACCGACCGGCAGCTGCGTGACGAGCGGGACCGCGCCCAGGCGTTCCTTCACCATCTTGATGCAGTTGAAGTAGTCCGCGCCGAGCTTGTCCATCTTGTTGACGAAGATGATCCGCGGGACCTTGTACTTGTCGCCCTGGCGCCAGACCGTCTCGGTCTGCGGCTCGACGCCGGCGTTGGCGTCCAGGCAGCACACCGCACCGTCGAGCACACGCAGCGAGCGCTCCACCTCGATGGTGAAGTCCACGTGGCCGGGCGTGTCGATGATGTTCAGGCGCTTGCCGCGCCAGAAGGTCGTCGTCGCGGCCGACGTGATCGTGATGCCGCGCTCCTGCTCCTGCTCCATCCAGTCCATGGTGGCCGCGCCGTCATGGACCTCGCCGATTTTGTGCGACTTGCCCGTGTAGTACAGGATACGCTCGGTCGTCGTCGTCTTGCCGGCATCGATGTGAGCCATGATGCCGAAATTACGATAGTCTTCGATCTTGTAGTCGCGGGGCATGGGGGAGGTCCTTGTGGTCGGCCCTGGGCAGGCGTGTCTTACCAGCGGTAGTGCGAGAACGCGCGGTTGGCTTCGGCCATGCGGTGGGTGTCTTCCCGCTTCTTCACGGCCGTGCCCCGGTTCGACGAGGCGTCCATAAGTTCCGCGGCGAGACGCTCGCGCATGGTGTTCTCGTTGCGGCCGTTGGCGGCGGCGGCGAGCCAGCGGATGGCCAGCGCCTTGCGGCGCTCCGGGCGCACCTCGACCGGCACCTGGTAGGTGGCACCGCCGACGCGGCGCGAGCGCACTTCGATTTCCGGCGCAACGTTTTCCAGCGCTTCGTGGAAGACGCGCACGGGCTCGCGCTTGGCCTTCTGCTCGACCAGCTCGAGCGCACCGTAGATGATGCTCTCGGCCGCGGACTTCTTACCGTCGCGCATGATGTAGTTCATGAACTTGGTCAGATCGCGATCGCCGAACTTCGGGTCCGGGAAGATTTCGCGCTTCTCGGCGCGGTGACGACGGGACATCGCTGCCTCTCCTTATTTCGGACGCTTGGCGCCGTATTTCGAACGGCGCTGGCGGCGATCCTTGACGCCCTGGGTGTCCAGCACGCCGCGCAGAATGTGGTAACGCACGCCGGGAAGGTCCTTCACGCGGCCGCCGCGGATGAGCACGACGGAGTGCTCCTGAAGGTTATGGCCTTCACCCGGGATGTAGCTCACGACCTCGTAGCCGTTCGTCAGGCGCACCTTGGCCACCTTGCGAAGCGCGGAGTTCGGCTTCTTCGGCGTCGTGGTGTACACGCGCGTGCACACACCCCGACGCTGCGGGCAGGCCTGCAGGGCCGGCACCTTGTTACGCTTGGGCTTGTCTTTCCGCGGCTTGCGGATGAGCTGATTGACTGTGGGCATCCGGCTCTCGTCCGTTCCTAATCCCGCTGAGGCGTTTCCGCCCGGCAGGGCGGCGAACGCGTAAAACCGATCTTGGACGAGAGTTCCCTCCCGGCCGCGATCGGATGTCGAAAACTGTCGTTGTTTCGGGCGACGTATAATGCGCGCTGACGCGGATTACGGCTCGCCTCCGAAAACGAGCGCGGAACCTACTGTCGCGACTCGAATACGTCAAGCGGTGTATGATGCGGGATTTGCAGGGCCCGCATCCAAGGAAAAGCCCGCCGGCGGTGGCCGGCGGGCTGTTCCGTTTCCTGACCGGAAGGCTCGGGGCGACTACTCCTCGCCCTTCTCCTCGCGGGCCGCTTCCTCGATCTCGGCGGGAAGGGCTTCCTCGCCGGTCTCGGCCGCAGCGCGCTGCTCTTCCAGGCGATCGCGGTCGCGCTTGTCGGCAACCGACTGGTACTCGCGCATCACCCCGCCGGTGCCCGCCGGGATGAGACGGCCGACGATGACGTTCTCCTTGAGGCCCTCCAGCATGTCCACCTTGCCCTGGACGGCAGCTTCGGTGAGCACGCGGGTGGTCTCCTGGAACGAGGCCGCGGAGATGAAGGAGCGCGTCTGCAGGCTCGCCTTGGTGATGCCCAGGAGGACGGGCTCGCCCACGGCCGGCTTCTTCTTCGCCTTCTCCAGCGCCTCGTTGGTCTCGAGGAACTCGATCTTGTCGACCTGCTCCCCGGCCAGGAAGGTGGAATCGCCCGGATCGGAGATCTCGATCTTCTGCAGCATCTGGCGGACGATCACCTCGATGTGCTTGTCGTTGATCGGCACGCCCTGCAGCCGGTAGACCTCCTGGATCTCGTTGATGAGATAGTTGGCCAGCGGCTCGACGCCCAGGATCCGCAGGATGTCGTGCGGGGCCGGGTTGCCGTCCATCAGGAACTCGCCGCGGCGGATAACGTCGCCTTCCTGGACCGTGAGGTGCTTGCCCTTCGGGACCAGGTATTCGACCGCTTCCGCGCCCTCCTCTTCCGGCGTGATCTTGATCTTGCGCTTGTTCTTGTAGTCGCGCCCGAATTCCACACGGCCGGTCATCTCGGCGATGATGGCGTGATCCTTCGGACGGCGCGCTTCGAACAGCTCCGCCACACGCGGCAGACCGCCGGTGATGTCGCGGGTCTTGGCGCCCTCGGTCGGGATACGCGCGATGATGTCACCGGGCTGGACCTCGTCCCCGTCGGAGACCGACAGGATGGCGCCCACCGACAGCATGTAGTTCGCCGGAGAGCCGGAGGGCAGCTTGACCGGATCGCCCTTCTCGTCGCTGACCACCACGGCCGGCTGGATCGAGCCCGACTTCGAGGTCGTGCCGCGCCAGTCGATGACGACTTTCGAGGCGATGCCGGTGGCCTCGTCGGTCTCTTCCTTGACCGAGATGCCCTCGAGCACGTCGATGAACTTCACCTTGCCGCCGACCTCGGTGACGATCGGGACCGTGTACGGGTCCCACTCGACGATCCGCTGGCCGCGCTTGACGGTGTCGCCCTCGTCCACGCGCAGCTTGGCGCCGTAGGGCATCTTGTAGCTCTCGCGCTCCTTGCCCTCGGAATCGACGACCGCGACCTGCATGTTGCGGCTCATCACGATGAAGGCGCCCTCGGAGTTCTTCACCGTGGAGCGGTCCTTGAAGGCGATCTTGCCTTCGTGCGTCGCCTCGATGAAGGACTGCTCGGAGACCTGGGCGGTACCGCCGATATGGAAGGTCCGCATCGTCAGCTGGGTGCCCGGCTCGCCGATGGACTGGGCCGCGATCACGCCGATCGCCTCGCCCATGTTCACGCGGGTGCCGCGCGCCAGGTCACGCCCGTAGCAGGTGGCGCACACGCCCATGCGGGTTTCGCAGGTGAGCGGGGAGCGCACCTTGACCGAGACCACGCCGGCCTTCTCGATCGCCGCGCACAGATCCTCGTCGAGATAGGTGTCCGCCGTGGCGATGAGGTCGCCGGTTGCCGGATCCTTGATCTCTTCGGCCGAGGTGCGGCCGAGAATGCGCGAGGCGAGCGAGGCAACCACCTCGCCGCCATCGACCACGGCAGCCATCTCGATGCCGTCCGAAGTCCCGCAATCGTCCTCGTTGACGATGCAGTCCTGCGCCACGTCGACGAGACGGCGGGTCAGGTAGCCCGAGTTGGCGGTCTTCAGCGCCGTGTCCGCGAGGCCCTTACGGGCGCCGTGGGTGGAGTTGAAGTATTCGAGGACGGTCAGGCCTTCCTTGAAGTTCGAGATGATCGGCGTCTCGATGATCGAGCCGTCCGGACGGGCCATCAGGCCGCGCATGCCGGCGAGCTGCTTCATCTGGTTCTTCGAACCGCGCGCGCCGGAGTGGGCCATCATGTAGACCGAGTTCACCTCGCCCTCGCGGCCGTCGCCGCCTTTGATGGGCTTGGAGATCTCTTCCATCATGGCGTCGGCGACCTTGTCGGTGCACTTCGCCCAGGCGTCGACCACCTTGTTGTACTTCTCGCCCTTGGTGATCAGGCCGTCGACATACTGCTGCTCGTAGTCGGCCACGAGCGCGCGGGTCTCGCCGACGAGATCGGCCTTCGCGTCCGGGATCAGCATGTCGTCCTTGCCGAACGAGATGCCGGCGCGGGCCGCTTCCTTGAAGCCCAGGGCCATGATCTGGTCGCAGAAGATCACCGTCGCCTTCTGGCCGGTGTGGCGATAGACCTGATCGATCAGGTTGCCGATCGCCTTCTTGGTCAGCAGGTCGGCCAGCAGGTCCGGCGAGAGCAGCGGGTGCCTGGGCAGGTGCTCGAGCACCTTCATCCGGCCCGGCGTCGTGTCGATGACGCTGGCTTTCGGATTGCCCTGTTCGTCCACGCCCTCGTAGCGCGCCTTGATCTTGGTGTGCAGCGTGATGATGCCGCCATCGAGCGCGGCGTCGATCTCGGCCATCGAGCCGAACACCATCCCCTCGCCCGGCTCGCCGTCCTTGGCGATGGACAGGTAGTAGAGCCCGAGAACGATGTCCTGGGACGGCACGATGATCGGCTTGCCGTTGGCGGGCGACAGGATGTTGTTGGTGCTCATCATCAGCACGCGCGCTTCCAGCTGGGCCTCCAGGCTCAGCGGGACGTGCACGGCCATCTGGTCGCCGTCGAAGTCGGCGTTGAACGCGGCGCAGACCAGCGGGTGCAGCTGGATCGCCTTGCCCTCGATCAGCTTGGGCTCGAAGGCCTGGATGCCGAGACGGTGCAGGGTCGGCGCGCGGTTCAAGAGGACCGGGTGCTCGCGAATGACCTCATCGAGCACGTCCCAGACCTCCGGACGCTCCTTCTCGACCAGTTTCTTCGACTGCTTGACCGTTCCCGACAGTCCCTTTGCGTCCAGGCGCGCGTAGATGAACGGCTTGAACAGCTCGAGCGCCATCTTCTTGGGCAGGCCGCACTGGTGCAGCTTCAGCTCCGGGCCGACCACGATGACCGAGCGGCCCGAATAGTCGACGCGCTTGCCGAGCAGGTTCTGGCGGAACCGGCCCTGCTTGCCCTTGAGCATGTCGGCGAGCGATTTCAGCGGACGCTTGTTCGCGCCCGTGATCACCCGGCCGCGGCGGCCGTTGTCGAACAGCGCGTCGACGGCTTCCTGCAGCATCCGCTTCTCGTTGCGGATGATGATGTCCGGCGCGCGCAGCTCGATCAGGCGCTTGAGGCGGTTGTTGCGGTTGATGACCCGGCGGTAGAGATCGTTCAGATCCGACGTCGCGAAGCGGCCGCCGTCTAGGGGCACGAGCGGGCGCAGTTCCGGCGGGATGACCGGAACGACGGTCATGATCATCCACTCGGGACGGTTGCCCGAGGCCATGAAGTTCTCGACGATCTTCAGGCGCTTGGAGAGCTTCTTCAGCTTCAGCTCCGAGCCGGTCTCCTTCATCTCCTCGCGCATGCGCTCGGCTTCCTTCTCCAGGTCCATGGCCTGGAGAATCTCGCGGATGGCTTCCGCGCCGATGCCGGCGGTGAAGGCGTCCTCACCGTACTCGTCGACCGCCTCGTAATACTCCTCCTCGGTCAGCAGCTGGTTCTGCTGCATCGGGGTGAGGCCGGGCTCGGTGACGATGTAGCTCTCGAAGTAGAGCACGCGCTCGACGTCCTTGAGCGCCATGTCCAGCATGAGCGCGATCCGGGACGGGAGCGACTTCAGGAACCAGATGTGGGCGACCGGGGCGGCCAGCTCGATATGGCCCATGCGCTCGCGGCGCACGCGCTGGAGGGTGACCTCCACGCCGCACTTCTCGCAGACGATGCCCTTGTACTTGATGCGCTTGTACTTGCCGCACAGGCACTCGTAGTCCTTCACCGGGCCGAAGATGCGCGCGCCGAACAGGCCGTCGCGCTCCGGCTTGAAGGTCCGGTAGTTGATCGTCTCGGGCTTCTTCACCTCGCCGTAGGACCAGGAGAGGATCTTCTCCGGGCTGGACAGCGAGATCCGGATCCGGTCGAAGGACGGGCCCTCGGCGGACGGGTTGAAGATGTTCATGACCTCTTGGTTCATGGGATCCGTCTCCTTGACGGTGGCGGCGGCGAGGCCTTCGGGAGGGGTGGACCCCGCCGCCTATTCACGGTTGACGCCCGAGGGCGATTACTCGTTGACCAGCTCGACGTTGAGACCGAGCGAGCGCATTTCCTTGACGAGCACGTTGAAGCTCTCCGGGATGCCGGCCTCGAACGTGTCGTCGCCGCGCACGATGGCCTCGTAGACCTTGGTGCGGCCCGCGACGTCGTCCGACTTCACGGTCAGCATCTCCTGCAGGGTGTAGGCAGCGCCGTAGACCTGCAGGGCCCAGACTTCCATCTCGCCGAAGCGCTGGCCGCCGAACTGCGCCTTGCCGCCCAGCGGCTGCTGGGTGACGAGCGAGTACGGGCCGATCGAGCGCGCGTGGATCTTGTCGTCCACGAGGTGGTGGAGCTTCAGCAGGTGCTTGATGCCCACCGTGACCTTGCGCTTGAAGGCCTCGCCGGTCTGGCCGTCATAGAGTACGACCTGGCCGCTCTCGTCCATGCCGGCCGCCTTCAGCATCTCCACGATGTCCGGCTCGCGCGCGCCGTCGAAGACGGGCGTGGCGATCGGAACGCCGTTGGCGAGATTGCGGCCGAGTTCGGCGAGATCGCTCTCGTCCTCGGGCAGTTCCTGGTCGTCGCCATAGGCCAGCTTGAGCTGCTTCTTCAGCGCATCGGCCTTGCCGTCGCGCATGAAGGCCTCGTAGGCCTCGCCGATCTGGCGGCCGAGGCCCTTGCAGGCCCAGCCCAGGTGCGTCTCCAGGATCTGGCCCACGTTCATGCGCGAGGGCACGCCCAGCGGGTTCAGCACGATGTCGACCGGCGTGCCGTCTTCCAGGAAGGGCATGTCCTCGATCGGGTTGATCTTGGAGATGACGCCCTTGTTGCCGTGACGGCCGGCCATCTTGTCGCCGGGCTGGAGCTTGCGCTTCACCGCGACGAAGACCTTGACCATCTTCATCACGCCCGGAGGCATCTCGTCGCCGCGCTGCAGCTTCTCGACCTTGTCCTCGAAGCGCCGGTCGAGCCGGGCCTTGGACTCGTCGAACTGCTTCTTCAGCGCCTCGACCTCGGCCATCGCCTTCTCGTCTTCCAGGCCGATCTTCCACCACTGCGACTGGGGCACTTCCTCGAGGCTCTCCTCGGTGACGTCGCCCTTCTTGAAGCCGCGCGGGCCGGAAACTGCCTTCCTGCCGATGAGGATGTCCTTCAGGCGCGAGAAGATGTCGCGCTCCAGGATCGCCAGCTCGTCGTCGCGGTCCTTGCCCAGGCGCTCGATCTCCTCGCGCTCGATCGTGATCGCGCGCTCGTCCTTCTCGATGCCGTGGCGGTTGAACACGCGCACTTCCACGATCGTGCCCGAGGTGCCCGGCGGCAGACGCAGCGAGGTGTCGCGCACGTCGGACGCCTTCTCCCCGAAAATCGCGCGCAGGAGCTTCTCCTCCGGCGTCATCGGGCTTTCGCCCTTCGGGGTCACCTTGCCGACCAGGATGTCGCCGGCTTCCACCTCGGCGCCGATCGCCACGATGCCCGCCTCGTCGAGATTGCGCAGGGCTTCCTCGCCGACGTTCGGGATGTCGCGGGTGATCTCCTCGGGGCCGAGCTTGGTGTCGCGGGCCATGACCTCGAACTCCTCGATGTGGATCGAGGTGAAGACGTCATCGCGCACGATACGCTCGGAGATGAGGATGGAGTCCTCGAAGTTGTAGCCGTTCCAGGGCATGAAGGCGACGAGCACGTTGCGCCCGAGCGCCAGCTCGCCGAGATCGGTCGAGGGACCGTCGGCGATGATGTCGCCCGCCTTCACCTGGTCGCCGACCTTCACGATCGGACGCTGGGTGATGCAGGTCGACTGGTTGGAGCGCTGGAACTTTGCCAGGCGGTAGATGTCGACGCCCGAGGCCGTGGCCTCGATGTCGCCGGTCGCACGCACGACGATACGCATCGCGTCGACCTGCTCCACCACGCCGTCGCGGCGCGCCGCGATGGCCGAACCGGAATCGCGGGCCACGACCGATTCCATGCCGGTGCCCACGAGCGGGGCCTCGGCCTTCAGGAGCGGCACGGCCTGACGCTGCATGTTCGAGCCCATCAGGGCGCGGTTGGCGTCGTCGTTCTCCAGGAACGGGATGAGCGCAGCGGCGACGGAGACGACCTGCTTCGGCGAGACGTCGATATAGTCCACGTCCTCGCGCGGGATCAGGGTCGCGTCGCGGCCGGGCCCGATGCGGCAGTTGACGAACTCGTTCGCCAGCTCGCCCTTATCGTTCACCGTCGCGTTGGCCTGGGCGATGTTGTACTTCGCCTCCTGCATGGCGGAGAGATAGTCCACCTGGTCGGTGAGCTTGCCGTTCTCCACCTTGCGGTACGGGCTCTCGATGAAGCCGTACTTGTTGACCCGCGCATAGGTCGAGAGCGAGTTGATGAGGCCGATATTCGGGCCTTCCGGCGTCTCGATCGGGCAGATCCGGCCATAGTGGGTCGGGTGCACGTCGCGCACCTCGAAGCCCGCACGCTCACGGGTGAGACCGCCCGGCCCGAGCGCCGACATGCGGCGCTTGTGGGTGACTTCCGAGAGCGGGTTGGTCTGGTCCATGAACTGGGAGAGCTGGGAGGAGCCGAAGAACTCGCGCACCGCGGCCGCGGCCGGCTTCGCGTTGACGAGGTCGTGCGGCATCACGGTCTCGATATCGACCGAGCTCATGCGCTCCTTGATCGCACGCTCCATGCGCAGCAGGCCGATGCGGTACTGATTTTCCATCAGCTCGCCGACCGAGCGCACGCGCCGGTTGCCCAGATTGTCGATGTCGTCGATCTCGCCCTTGCCGTCGCGCAGGCCGACGAGGGTCTTGAGCACGGCGAGGATGTCTTCCTTGCGCAGCACGCGCACGGTGTCTTCCGCGTCGAGATCGAGGCGCATGTTCATCTTGACGCGGCCGACCGGGGACAGGTCGTAGCGTTCCGGGTCGAAGAACAGGCCCTGGAACAGCGCTTCGGCCGTCTCCGGGGTCGGCGGCTCGCCCGGGCGCATGACGCGGTAGATGTCCACCAGCGCCTGCTCGCGGGACTCGTTCTTGTCCACCGCCAGGGTCTGGCGCATGTAGCCGCCGACATTGACGCCGTCGATATCGAGGACCTCGAGCGTGTCGATGCCCGCTTCCTCGATCTCCTTCAGGCTCTCCTCGGTGAACTCGTCGCCGGCCTCGATGAAGATCTCGCCGGTTTCGAGATTCACGATGTCTTCCGCGGCGAAGCGGCCGATCAGGTCGTCGGTGGCCACGACGAGCTTCTCGACACCGTCCTCGGCGAGCTTGTTGGCCGCGCGCGCGGAGATCTTCTTGCCGGCCGGGGCGACGACTTCGCCCGTCTTGGCGTCGATCAGGTCTCGCTGCGGCTTGGCCCCGCGCCAGCGCTCCTTGAAGAAGGGCATGGTCCAGCCCTTCTTGGTGCGCTCGAAGCTGATGCGGTCGTAGAAGGTGGCGAGGATCTCCTCACGGTCGAGGCCCAGCGCATAGAGCAGCGTCGTCGCCGGCAGCTTGCGGCGGCGGTCGATGCGCACGTGGACGATGTCCTTGGCGTCGAACTCGAAATCCAGCCAGGAACCGCGATAGGGGATGATGCGCGCGGCGAAGAGGTACTTGCCCGACGCGTGGGTCTTGCCCTTGTCGTGGTCGAAGAACACGCCGGGGCTGCGGTGCATCTGGGAGACGATGACGCGCTCGGTGCCGTTGACGATGAAGGTGCCCTTGTCGGTCATGAGCGGGATATCGCCCATGTAGACGTCCTGCTCCTTGATGTCCTTGACCGAGCGAGCGCCGGTTTCCTCGTCCACATCGAACACGATGAGGCGCATCTTCACCTTCAGCGGCGCGGCATAGGTGATGTCACGCTGCATGCACTCGTCGACGTCGTACTTGGGCGCCTCGAACTCGTAGTTCACGAACTCCAGCACCGCGCGCTCGGAGAAGTCCTTGACCGGGAAGACGGACTTGAACACCGCCTGCAGCCCTTCGTCGGGGCGCGACGCCGCGTCCATGTCCTTCATCAGGAACTGGTCGTAGGAATGTTTCTGAACCTCGATGAGGTTCGGCATCTCGACCGCTTCGGGGATACGCCCGAACGACTTGCGAATGCGCTTCTTGCCGGTGAACGACAGACCCATTTCCGCTCCCTTCAAGGCCTATGGCCTTGCGCCTTCCGTAAGAGCCGCGACTGCCGCGGCCCCTCTCCATCCCTTTGAAACGGCCCGCCGAGGGGGATGGCGGACCGGCCCTGCCGCTCCCGGGACGGGACGAAACGGCGGGCGAAATTCCAGAAACGGCTCGACGGGCGCGCGGGAAAAGCCCCGCGCGCCCGTCAAACACCGTCGCGTTCCCGGATCGCAGTCATGCGCTCCGCGAACGGCTTACTTCAGCTCGACCTTGGCGCCGGCCTCTTCGAGCTTCTTCTTGATCTCTTCGGCTTCGGCCTTGTTGGCGCCTTCCTTGACGGCCTTGCCACCGGCTTCCACGAGATCCTTCGCTTCCTTCAGGCCGAGACCCGTGATCGCGCGGACTTCCTTGATCACGTTGATCTTCTTGTCGCCCGCGGAGACGAGGATCACGTCGAACTCGTCCTTTTCCTCGGCAGCCGGGCCGGCTTCACCGGCGGCGGCAGGCGCCATGGCGACCGCAGCGGCGGCCGGCTTGATGCCCTTTTCTTCGAGGATGTCGTTGAGTTCCTTGGCTTCCAGAATGGTCAGGCCCAGGAGTTCTTCAGCAAGTTTAGCTACGTCAGCCATTGGATTTCATCCTTGGTTGGAGTGTCAGTTCGAATGCGGGTAAATGACCTAGGCTTCGGCCTTCTCTGCGATGACCTGAATGCAGCCGGCCAGGGTCTGGCCGGGCGCATTGACGCGCGAGACGATCTCGCCCGCCTGGCCGAGAAGACGGCCGACGATGGTCCCGATGAGCTCTTCGCGCGAAGGCATCTTGGACAGCGCCTCGATACCCTTGGCGTCGAACACCTCCTCGTCCATGAAGCCGCCGAGGATGGCGAACTTGTCGTTCCCCTTGGCGTACTCCACCGCGACCTTGGGGGCGGACACGAAGTCCTCGGAGTAGGCGATGCCGACAGGTCCGGTGAACATGTGGGCAGCCTTCTCTCCGGGTTGCCCCTGGAGCGCGATCTTGGCGAGGCGGTTGCGAACCACCTTGAACGTGCCGCCCGCCTCGCGAAGCTTGGCGCGCAGCTCGGTCATTTCCGCAACGGTCATGCCCGAATAGTGGGCAAGGACCACGGATCCGCTACCCGCGAAGACGCTCTTCAGCTCTTCAACGGTCGCTTCCTTGGTCTGGCGATCCATTTGCGGTCTCCCTGTTTCGAGCCGCTC from Marinicauda algicola includes:
- the rpoB gene encoding DNA-directed RNA polymerase subunit beta, which encodes MGLSFTGKKRIRKSFGRIPEAVEMPNLIEVQKHSYDQFLMKDMDAASRPDEGLQAVFKSVFPVKDFSERAVLEFVNYEFEAPKYDVDECMQRDITYAAPLKVKMRLIVFDVDEETGARSVKDIKEQDVYMGDIPLMTDKGTFIVNGTERVIVSQMHRSPGVFFDHDKGKTHASGKYLFAARIIPYRGSWLDFEFDAKDIVHVRIDRRRKLPATTLLYALGLDREEILATFYDRISFERTKKGWTMPFFKERWRGAKPQRDLIDAKTGEVVAPAGKKISARAANKLAEDGVEKLVVATDDLIGRFAAEDIVNLETGEIFIEAGDEFTEESLKEIEEAGIDTLEVLDIDGVNVGGYMRQTLAVDKNESREQALVDIYRVMRPGEPPTPETAEALFQGLFFDPERYDLSPVGRVKMNMRLDLDAEDTVRVLRKEDILAVLKTLVGLRDGKGEIDDIDNLGNRRVRSVGELMENQYRIGLLRMERAIKERMSSVDIETVMPHDLVNAKPAAAAVREFFGSSQLSQFMDQTNPLSEVTHKRRMSALGPGGLTRERAGFEVRDVHPTHYGRICPIETPEGPNIGLINSLSTYARVNKYGFIESPYRKVENGKLTDQVDYLSAMQEAKYNIAQANATVNDKGELANEFVNCRIGPGRDATLIPREDVDYIDVSPKQVVSVAAALIPFLENDDANRALMGSNMQRQAVPLLKAEAPLVGTGMESVVARDSGSAIAARRDGVVEQVDAMRIVVRATGDIEATASGVDIYRLAKFQRSNQSTCITQRPIVKVGDQVKAGDIIADGPSTDLGELALGRNVLVAFMPWNGYNFEDSILISERIVRDDVFTSIHIEEFEVMARDTKLGPEEITRDIPNVGEEALRNLDEAGIVAIGAEVEAGDILVGKVTPKGESPMTPEEKLLRAIFGEKASDVRDTSLRLPPGTSGTIVEVRVFNRHGIEKDERAITIEREEIERLGKDRDDELAILERDIFSRLKDILIGRKAVSGPRGFKKGDVTEESLEEVPQSQWWKIGLEDEKAMAEVEALKKQFDESKARLDRRFEDKVEKLQRGDEMPPGVMKMVKVFVAVKRKLQPGDKMAGRHGNKGVISKINPIEDMPFLEDGTPVDIVLNPLGVPSRMNVGQILETHLGWACKGLGRQIGEAYEAFMRDGKADALKKQLKLAYGDDQELPEDESDLAELGRNLANGVPIATPVFDGAREPDIVEMLKAAGMDESGQVVLYDGQTGEAFKRKVTVGIKHLLKLHHLVDDKIHARSIGPYSLVTQQPLGGKAQFGGQRFGEMEVWALQVYGAAYTLQEMLTVKSDDVAGRTKVYEAIVRGDDTFEAGIPESFNVLVKEMRSLGLNVELVNE
- the rplL gene encoding 50S ribosomal protein L7/L12 codes for the protein MADVAKLAEELLGLTILEAKELNDILEEKGIKPAAAAVAMAPAAAGEAGPAAEEKDEFDVILVSAGDKKINVIKEVRAITGLGLKEAKDLVEAGGKAVKEGANKAEAEEIKKKLEEAGAKVELK
- the rplJ gene encoding 50S ribosomal protein L10 produces the protein MDRQTKEATVEELKSVFAGSGSVVLAHYSGMTVAEMTELRAKLREAGGTFKVVRNRLAKIALQGQPGEKAAHMFTGPVGIAYSEDFVSAPKVAVEYAKGNDKFAILGGFMDEEVFDAKGIEALSKMPSREELIGTIVGRLLGQAGEIVSRVNAPGQTLAGCIQVIAEKAEA